Proteins from a genomic interval of Clostridium cochlearium:
- the tnpC gene encoding IS66 family transposase, producing the protein MSHEFLTNELDENTKALIEKMENEINEKDKELSSKDEEIRKLKNELEFLKGVISNRNRKIFGASSEQVDVNQLSFFNEAEKHSDSKVEEPTLEEITYKRAKKSNYTGKKDNLANLERVVVEHKLEGEDLNCRECGKKLTPIGVKSRKEIVKYIPAKLIIEDHVIYSYACKTCERATGESKIISPEAPKTIFYNSMASNELIAHTLILKYQHAMPLYRQETYFDMMGATLSRQTLCNWTMSAADALEPIYNHMKKELLSRNYIHADETTLKVINDNGKDSKSKKYMWLYMSNTNSKPVILYDYQSTRSSSCPKNFLGDFKGFLQTDGYNGYNSVSGATRVYCLAHIRRYFHNIIVDLDEEALKNSRGVIGFNYCEQIYKLEKELRESYSNDENYYDIRFKIRTEKLAPIIDNFIDYVEREIKDALPRSPLGKALEYAKKHLPGLKNVLLDGSLEVDNNAAERAIKPFVIGRKNFLFANTAKGATASSNIYSIVETAKANNLVVERYLVYLFDNLSKIDIYDSESLENLMPWNDKIPENMKIKDKK; encoded by the coding sequence ATGAGTCACGAATTTTTAACTAATGAGCTTGATGAAAATACAAAAGCATTAATTGAAAAAATGGAAAATGAAATTAATGAAAAAGATAAAGAATTAAGCTCAAAAGATGAAGAAATAAGAAAACTTAAAAATGAATTAGAATTCTTAAAAGGTGTTATATCTAATAGAAATAGAAAGATATTTGGAGCATCCAGTGAACAAGTAGATGTTAATCAATTATCTTTTTTTAACGAGGCTGAAAAACATAGTGATTCAAAGGTAGAAGAACCTACTTTAGAGGAAATTACATATAAAAGAGCTAAGAAAAGCAATTATACTGGAAAGAAAGATAATTTAGCTAATTTGGAAAGAGTTGTTGTTGAACATAAATTAGAAGGTGAGGATCTTAACTGCAGAGAATGTGGTAAAAAGCTTACTCCTATCGGAGTTAAATCTAGAAAAGAGATTGTTAAATACATTCCTGCTAAATTAATAATTGAGGATCATGTTATTTATAGCTACGCTTGTAAAACATGCGAAAGAGCCACTGGTGAAAGTAAAATAATTTCACCAGAAGCCCCTAAAACAATTTTTTATAATAGCATGGCCTCAAATGAGTTAATTGCACATACTCTAATACTTAAATATCAACATGCAATGCCACTATATAGGCAAGAAACTTACTTTGATATGATGGGAGCTACTCTTTCAAGGCAAACTCTATGCAATTGGACTATGTCTGCAGCAGATGCTTTAGAGCCGATATATAACCATATGAAAAAAGAATTGCTTAGCCGTAATTACATTCATGCTGATGAAACTACTCTTAAAGTAATTAATGATAATGGCAAAGATTCTAAATCTAAAAAGTACATGTGGTTATATATGAGTAATACTAACTCTAAGCCTGTGATCTTATATGATTACCAAAGCACTAGATCAAGCTCTTGCCCTAAAAATTTCTTAGGAGATTTTAAAGGTTTTCTCCAAACGGATGGATATAATGGATACAATTCCGTTAGCGGAGCTACAAGAGTATATTGCTTGGCTCACATAAGAAGATATTTTCATAATATAATAGTAGATTTAGATGAAGAAGCCCTAAAAAATTCTAGAGGAGTAATAGGGTTTAATTATTGTGAGCAAATTTATAAACTTGAAAAAGAACTTAGAGAATCTTATTCAAATGATGAAAATTATTATGATATTAGATTTAAAATAAGAACTGAGAAACTAGCTCCAATTATAGATAACTTTATTGATTATGTTGAAAGAGAAATAAAAGATGCTCTTCCAAGAAGTCCGTTAGGTAAGGCACTTGAGTATGCTAAAAAGCATTTACCAGGATTAAAAAATGTATTATTAGATGGTTCTCTAGAAGTTGATAATAATGCTGCGGAAAGAGCAATTAAGCCTTTCGTTATAGGAAGAAAAAATTTCTTATTTGCTAACACTGCTAAGGGTGCAACTGCAAGTAGCAATATTTATAGTATTGTTGAAACTGCCAAGGCTAATAATTTAGTTGTAGAAAGGTACTTAGTCTATCTATTTGATAATCTATCAAAGATAGATATATACGATAGCGAAAGCTTAGAGAATCTTATGCCTTGGAATGATAAGATTCCTGAAAATATGAAAATTAAAGATAAAAAATAA
- the tnpB gene encoding IS66 family insertion sequence element accessory protein TnpB (TnpB, as the term is used for proteins encoded by IS66 family insertion elements, is considered an accessory protein, since TnpC, encoded by a neighboring gene, is a DDE family transposase.) has protein sequence MLNIDKVEKVYLACGYTDLRKSIDGLVMIVQNQFKLDPFDKALFVFCNKKMDKLKILHFDEGFWLYYHRLEANRFKWPATAADALKINIDELRWLLKGYEVRTKSKFKPVKASNYY, from the coding sequence ATGTTAAATATAGATAAGGTAGAAAAAGTCTATCTTGCCTGCGGTTATACGGATTTAAGAAAAAGTATTGATGGTTTAGTTATGATAGTGCAAAACCAATTTAAGTTAGATCCTTTTGATAAAGCACTATTTGTTTTTTGCAACAAGAAAATGGATAAATTAAAAATTCTTCACTTTGACGAAGGTTTTTGGCTATATTATCACCGTTTAGAAGCTAATCGCTTCAAATGGCCAGCGACAGCTGCCGATGCATTAAAGATTAATATTGATGAATTACGTTGGCTTTTAAAAGGCTATGAAGTAAGAACAAAATCTAAATTTAAACCTGTAAAAGCAAGTAACTATTATTAA
- the tnpA gene encoding IS66 family insertion sequence element accessory protein TnpA has protein sequence MYKKLDNDAWEEYLNKFNSVKDTITVKDFCAENNLNKSQFYYHKKRVEKAIESKEPVFQPISLNSKVDNTKENKSTLKEVKINVGNANILIPVSEATLITAIIKELILKC, from the coding sequence ATGTATAAAAAATTAGATAATGATGCTTGGGAGGAATATTTAAATAAATTTAACTCTGTTAAAGATACAATAACAGTGAAAGATTTCTGTGCTGAGAATAACCTTAATAAGAGTCAATTTTATTACCATAAAAAAAGAGTAGAAAAGGCAATTGAAAGTAAAGAACCTGTTTTTCAGCCTATTTCTTTGAATAGTAAAGTTGATAATACTAAAGAAAATAAATCTACATTAAAAGAAGTAAAAATTAATGTAGGCAATGCTAATATCCTTATTCCTGTTAGCGAAGCTACTTTAATAACAGCAATAATTAAGGAGTTAATTCTAAAATGTTAA
- a CDS encoding flavocytochrome c, protein MKKLKSLKKILCLVFCLTLVTSLIGCQSKDDKKGISFKPGTYQGTSKGHNGELKLEVTVDKESIKEIKMLEHKETPGISDPAIERIPKAIINDQSLAVDTISGATVTSHAIISAVTNALKQSEVDMEALKVKKEKKEVSRKAVEHNTDVVVIGGGGAGLAAAVSANQKGAKVILVEKMPRLGGNTILSGGAFNAVDPKRQKAQGIEDSIDKHYTQTYEGGDKLGNPELIRTLVENAYPAVEWLEGLGMKFNDKVFTVLGGMWPRAHKPSSPVGTGFIDTYSKYIDKNDGIKVLLDTEATEIIMKDGKAVGIKAKGLEENLTIHAKNGVVIAAGGFAGNSKMVDKYNKTWPSLTKVKSTNHPGATGDGIVLAEAVGANLVGMENLQLLPMGDPNTGSLSGNIEQGVENRIFVNKSGKRFVDEGARRDVMTKALLEQEDAYMWVVLDHKNYPTPETTNNFNETIEELIEQGRAFKADTLEELAKKIKVDPANLVKSVEEFNKAVDSGKDSFGRTLFDKKIDTAPFYAGPRMPTVHHTMGGIEINKNAEVLGKDGKVIPGLYAAGEVTGGIHGSNRLGGNALADITVFGKIAGENAAKAK, encoded by the coding sequence ATGAAAAAATTAAAATCATTAAAAAAAATTCTTTGTTTGGTATTCTGCCTTACACTAGTGACATCATTAATTGGTTGTCAATCTAAGGATGATAAAAAGGGAATATCATTTAAACCAGGCACATATCAAGGAACCTCAAAGGGACATAATGGTGAGCTTAAATTAGAAGTTACAGTGGACAAAGAGTCCATAAAAGAAATTAAAATGCTTGAACATAAAGAAACTCCAGGTATTTCAGATCCAGCCATAGAAAGAATACCTAAGGCAATTATTAATGATCAAAGTTTAGCTGTAGATACAATATCAGGAGCAACAGTTACTAGTCATGCTATTATCTCAGCAGTTACTAATGCCTTAAAACAATCAGAAGTAGACATGGAGGCTTTAAAGGTTAAAAAAGAAAAGAAAGAAGTATCTAGAAAAGCTGTGGAACATAATACTGATGTAGTAGTAATTGGTGGAGGCGGTGCAGGACTTGCAGCAGCAGTATCTGCAAACCAAAAAGGTGCAAAGGTTATACTTGTTGAAAAAATGCCACGACTTGGTGGAAATACAATTCTTTCAGGAGGAGCATTTAATGCAGTAGACCCAAAAAGACAAAAGGCACAAGGAATTGAGGATTCTATAGATAAACACTATACTCAAACCTATGAAGGAGGAGACAAGCTAGGCAACCCTGAATTAATAAGAACTCTTGTGGAAAATGCTTATCCTGCTGTTGAATGGTTAGAAGGTTTAGGTATGAAATTTAATGATAAAGTATTTACTGTTTTAGGAGGAATGTGGCCAAGAGCTCATAAGCCATCATCTCCAGTAGGAACAGGATTTATAGATACTTATTCTAAATATATTGATAAAAATGATGGTATTAAAGTACTACTAGATACAGAAGCAACAGAAATTATAATGAAAGATGGTAAAGCTGTAGGAATTAAGGCAAAGGGATTAGAAGAAAATCTTACTATACATGCTAAAAATGGAGTAGTTATAGCAGCAGGTGGATTTGCTGGTAATAGCAAGATGGTAGATAAATATAATAAAACTTGGCCTTCACTTACTAAAGTTAAAAGTACAAATCATCCAGGAGCTACAGGAGACGGTATAGTTTTAGCAGAAGCTGTTGGGGCAAACCTTGTTGGTATGGAAAACCTTCAATTATTACCAATGGGTGATCCTAACACTGGAAGTTTAAGCGGAAATATTGAACAAGGTGTTGAAAATCGTATATTTGTAAATAAATCTGGAAAGCGTTTTGTAGACGAAGGTGCTCGTAGAGATGTTATGACAAAGGCACTTTTAGAACAAGAAGATGCTTATATGTGGGTAGTTCTTGATCATAAAAATTATCCAACACCTGAAACAACTAACAACTTTAATGAAACTATAGAAGAACTTATAGAACAAGGCAGAGCATTTAAAGCAGATACCTTAGAGGAGTTAGCTAAAAAGATTAAGGTTGATCCTGCAAATCTTGTAAAATCAGTAGAAGAATTTAATAAAGCAGTAGATAGTGGTAAAGATTCTTTTGGAAGAACTTTATTTGATAAAAAAATAGATACTGCACCATTTTATGCAGGACCTCGTATGCCTACAGTTCATCATACTATGGGAGGTATTGAAATCAATAAAAATGCTGAAGTGTTAGGTAAAGATGGAAAAGTAATTCCAGGATTATATGCTGCAGGTGAAGTAACAGGTGGCATACACGGCAGCAACCGTTTAGGAGGAAATGCCTTAGCTGATATAACAGTATTTGGTAAAATAGCTGGTGAAAATGCAGCAAAGGCTAAATAA
- a CDS encoding TspO/MBR family protein, with product MVKSSKEKNIGLLLLIIIFIQGVGFLSGRLGMSNQNTYNDFVKPSFSPPGWIFPIVWGILYFLMALAFYRIIIKGKQGENINKSVIYFIIQLTLNFLWAIIFFRFKLYGFAFLELLILLVFILLSIFEFYKLDKIAAYLMIPYAIWVSFAGILNCAIWILNR from the coding sequence ATGGTTAAGTCAAGTAAAGAAAAGAATATAGGATTACTTTTATTAATTATTATATTTATACAGGGAGTTGGTTTTTTATCAGGACGATTAGGCATGTCTAATCAAAATACTTATAATGATTTTGTAAAACCATCTTTTTCTCCACCAGGTTGGATATTTCCTATAGTTTGGGGTATACTATATTTTTTAATGGCACTAGCTTTTTATAGAATAATAATAAAAGGAAAACAAGGGGAAAATATAAATAAATCAGTTATATATTTTATTATACAGCTAACCTTAAATTTTTTATGGGCAATTATATTTTTTAGATTTAAACTTTATGGATTTGCTTTTTTAGAATTATTAATATTACTTGTATTCATTTTATTATCTATATTTGAATTTTATAAATTGGATAAAATAGCAGCCTATTTAATGATACCTTATGCTATATGGGTAAGCTTTGCAGGAATATTAAATTGTGCTATATGGATATTAAATAGGTGA
- the htpG gene encoding molecular chaperone HtpG — translation MAVKQFRAESKRLLDLMINSIYTNKEIFLRELISNASDAIDKRYYRSLTDENISFNKEDFYIRILPNKEERTLTIIDTGIGMTMEELENNLGTIAKSGSLAFKNEMEQKEGIDIIGQFGVGFYSAFMVADKIIVKSRSMDSNEAYKWESKGVEGYEIEKCEKDEVGTEIILKIKENTDDENYDKFLEEYTIKNLVKKYSDFIKYPIKMHMKKSKLKEGTKDEYEDYIEDETLNSMIPIWKKNKNEVKTEDYERFYMDKHFGYDKPLKSIRSKVEGLVSYTLLLFIPSTTPYDFYTRNFEKGLELYSNGVLIMEKCGDLLPDYFSFVQGLVDSEDLSLNISRELLQHDRQLKLIAKNIKEKIKSELLSMLKNHREDYIKFYNNFGRQLKYGIYSDFGANKDTLQDLIMFYSSTEKKLVTLDEYISRMKEDQKYIYYAPGENIDKIEKLPQTEMVRDKGYEILYLTDEVDEFAIKMLMNYKEKEFKSVYSKDLGFEAEEKDDQKENDENKEIFEFMKDVLNGKVKEVRASKRLKSHPVCLANASDISIEMEKVLSMMPNNENIKADKILEINTNHDMFNTIKSAFKDDKDKLKMISNLLYNQALLIEGLPIEDPVQFANDVCKLIK, via the coding sequence ATGGCAGTAAAACAATTTAGAGCAGAGTCAAAAAGATTACTAGATTTAATGATTAACTCAATTTATACAAATAAAGAAATATTCTTAAGGGAACTTATATCCAATGCAAGTGATGCTATTGACAAAAGATATTATCGATCACTTACTGATGAGAATATAAGTTTTAATAAAGAAGATTTTTACATAAGAATTTTACCAAATAAAGAAGAAAGAACTCTTACAATTATAGACACAGGTATTGGTATGACTATGGAAGAGTTAGAAAATAATCTTGGAACTATTGCTAAAAGTGGATCCCTTGCATTTAAAAATGAAATGGAACAAAAAGAGGGAATAGATATTATAGGTCAATTTGGAGTTGGATTCTATTCTGCATTTATGGTAGCGGATAAAATTATTGTAAAAAGCCGTTCTATGGATTCTAATGAAGCATATAAATGGGAATCAAAAGGAGTAGAGGGCTACGAAATTGAAAAATGCGAAAAAGATGAAGTTGGTACTGAAATCATATTAAAAATAAAAGAAAATACTGATGATGAAAATTATGATAAATTTTTGGAAGAATATACTATAAAAAATCTAGTTAAAAAGTATTCAGATTTTATAAAATATCCAATTAAAATGCATATGAAGAAAAGCAAATTAAAAGAAGGAACTAAAGACGAATATGAAGATTATATTGAAGATGAAACTTTAAATAGCATGATTCCAATTTGGAAAAAGAATAAAAATGAAGTGAAAACTGAAGATTACGAAAGATTTTATATGGATAAACATTTTGGATATGATAAGCCATTAAAATCAATTAGATCAAAGGTTGAAGGGTTAGTGTCATATACATTACTACTTTTTATACCATCTACAACACCATATGATTTTTATACAAGAAATTTTGAAAAAGGACTTGAGCTTTATTCAAATGGTGTATTGATAATGGAAAAGTGTGGAGATCTATTGCCAGATTACTTTAGTTTTGTTCAAGGTTTAGTTGACTCAGAAGATCTTTCTTTAAATATTTCAAGAGAATTACTACAGCATGATAGACAACTTAAACTTATTGCAAAAAATATAAAGGAAAAAATAAAAAGTGAACTTTTATCCATGCTTAAAAATCATCGTGAAGACTATATTAAATTCTACAACAATTTTGGAAGGCAATTAAAATATGGTATATATTCAGATTTTGGAGCTAACAAAGATACATTACAAGATTTAATTATGTTTTATTCCTCTACTGAAAAGAAACTTGTAACATTAGATGAATATATTTCTCGTATGAAAGAAGATCAAAAATATATATACTATGCTCCAGGAGAAAATATAGATAAAATTGAAAAATTACCTCAAACAGAGATGGTTAGAGATAAGGGATATGAAATACTATATCTCACTGATGAAGTAGATGAATTTGCAATTAAAATGCTTATGAATTACAAAGAAAAAGAATTTAAATCAGTATATAGTAAGGATTTAGGATTTGAGGCTGAAGAAAAAGATGACCAAAAGGAAAATGATGAAAATAAAGAAATATTTGAATTTATGAAGGATGTTTTAAATGGAAAAGTAAAAGAAGTTAGAGCATCTAAAAGATTAAAGAGTCATCCAGTTTGTCTTGCTAATGCTTCAGATATATCAATTGAAATGGAAAAAGTACTTAGTATGATGCCTAATAATGAAAATATAAAGGCTGATAAAATATTAGAAATAAATACAAATCATGATATGTTTAATACAATTAAAAGTGCTTTTAAAGATGATAAAGACAAATTAAAAATGATTTCAAATTTACTATACAATCAAGCTTTACTTATTGAAGGACTTCCAATAGAAGATCCTGTACAATTTGCAAATGATGTATGTAAATTAATTAAATAA
- a CDS encoding chloride channel protein gives MKKTIVKDFKEEYVLLASLFKWLLISVFIGAIVGGATSFFIKLVHVSTNFSYGFKYYYLLMPLGFFLSSFIVTKLAPDAKGHGTEKAIESINRYDGKMDIKVVPVKLLTTVITLACGGSVGLEGPSTQIGAGIASKVSDIFKLKDLDSKRLAVCGVASGFVGVFGSPVGAAIFASEVLYIGQFSYISLFPSLIAAFTSFFVGKFLKTKPLITYFIDMKKFSGSRMLMRMILFGIIIGVLSVIFIRFVTFVEKLFEKIKVYPPIKGIIGGVLIILIIFITGTTDYLGIGEEIINKAVMGYSVRPTDFIWKSIATAITLGSGGSGGILTPMLFVGAVIGNLWASVVSGSVTFYAAVGMVAFMATCANTPIAGIVMCMELFGSEVGIYAAVVCVVGYLIVGHKSIYPTQILAKSKTPSLYIDTNSEIFKAEKNIKVKNKFFKKEN, from the coding sequence ATGAAAAAAACAATTGTAAAAGATTTCAAAGAAGAATATGTATTATTAGCAAGTTTGTTTAAATGGCTATTAATATCTGTATTTATTGGAGCCATAGTGGGGGGAGCTACCTCTTTTTTTATTAAATTAGTACATGTGAGTACTAATTTTTCCTATGGGTTCAAATATTATTATTTATTAATGCCGCTTGGATTTTTTCTAAGTAGTTTTATAGTTACTAAATTAGCACCAGATGCTAAGGGACATGGTACAGAGAAAGCGATAGAGTCAATTAATAGATATGATGGTAAAATGGATATAAAAGTTGTGCCAGTTAAATTATTAACTACAGTTATAACTTTAGCTTGTGGTGGTTCTGTAGGATTAGAGGGACCATCAACTCAAATAGGAGCGGGTATAGCTTCAAAGGTATCAGATATATTTAAATTAAAGGATTTAGACAGCAAAAGATTAGCAGTTTGCGGAGTGGCCTCAGGGTTTGTAGGAGTATTTGGATCTCCAGTGGGAGCAGCAATATTTGCTTCAGAAGTATTGTATATAGGGCAATTTTCATACATATCTTTATTCCCATCTTTAATAGCAGCTTTTACAAGCTTTTTTGTGGGGAAGTTTTTAAAAACAAAACCATTAATTACTTATTTTATTGATATGAAAAAATTTAGTGGAAGCAGAATGCTTATGAGAATGATATTATTTGGAATAATTATAGGAGTACTTTCTGTAATTTTCATAAGATTTGTTACTTTTGTAGAAAAATTATTTGAAAAAATAAAAGTATATCCACCAATTAAAGGAATAATAGGTGGTGTTCTTATAATTTTAATAATATTTATAACAGGAACTACAGATTATTTAGGTATAGGAGAGGAGATAATAAATAAAGCTGTTATGGGATACAGTGTAAGACCTACAGATTTTATATGGAAATCTATAGCTACAGCTATAACATTAGGCTCTGGTGGTAGTGGAGGAATTCTTACACCAATGCTTTTTGTAGGAGCAGTTATAGGAAATTTATGGGCTTCTGTAGTTAGTGGTAGTGTTACCTTTTATGCAGCTGTTGGCATGGTAGCTTTTATGGCAACTTGTGCTAATACTCCAATAGCAGGTATAGTTATGTGCATGGAACTATTTGGATCAGAAGTTGGCATATATGCTGCAGTAGTATGCGTTGTAGGTTATTTAATAGTAGGACATAAAAGTATTTATCCAACTCAAATACTAGCAAAAAGTAAAACTCCTTCATTGTATATTGATACGAACTCTGAAATATTTAAAGCTGAAAAAAATATTAAAGTAAAAAATAAATTTTTTAAAAAAGAAAATTAA
- a CDS encoding phage holin family protein, with product MEQVLVLVPALYILGMMLKNTEKIKDWTIPWILLTCGIACCIAIMGFSIQAILQGIIITGVAVFGNQLVKQTTEKRD from the coding sequence ATGGAACAAGTACTTGTATTGGTACCGGCATTATATATTTTAGGGATGATGTTAAAAAATACAGAGAAAATTAAAGATTGGACAATTCCTTGGATACTTTTGACTTGTGGTATTGCATGTTGTATAGCAATTATGGGATTTAGTATACAAGCTATATTGCAGGGAATTATAATTACCGGCGTTGCAGTTTTTGGAAATCAGCTGGTGAAGCAAACTACGGAGAAGAGAGACTGA
- a CDS encoding response regulator transcription factor encodes MKKILIVEDDLSIAELQKDYLEISGFQVKICTDGVCGLNEIKENEYDLIILDVMLPKMDGFDILRIIQENKDVPVLMVSAKKEEIDKIKGLSLGADDYITKPFSPGELVARVKSHIQNYERLKNKFSNKEKNNNVISIRGLEIHKDSRQVFINGKEVSLAQKEFDLLLHMAQCPNRVFGKDELFESIWGLDSLGDSATVTVHIRRIREKIEFNPSKPQYIETVWGVGYRIRV; translated from the coding sequence TTGAAAAAAATATTAATAGTTGAGGATGATTTAAGTATTGCAGAACTTCAAAAGGACTATCTAGAGATTTCTGGCTTCCAGGTAAAAATTTGTACAGATGGAGTATGTGGATTAAATGAAATAAAGGAAAATGAATATGACTTAATAATTTTGGATGTTATGCTTCCTAAAATGGATGGATTTGATATATTGAGAATTATTCAGGAAAATAAGGATGTGCCTGTTTTAATGGTTTCTGCTAAAAAAGAGGAAATTGATAAAATAAAAGGATTAAGTCTTGGGGCAGATGATTATATAACAAAACCCTTTAGTCCTGGAGAGTTAGTTGCTAGAGTTAAATCACATATTCAAAATTATGAAAGATTAAAAAATAAATTTAGTAATAAAGAAAAAAATAATAATGTAATTTCCATAAGAGGTCTTGAAATACATAAAGATTCTAGACAAGTATTTATAAATGGAAAAGAGGTTAGTTTAGCACAAAAGGAATTTGATTTACTATTGCATATGGCTCAGTGTCCAAACAGAGTATTTGGAAAAGATGAACTGTTTGAAAGCATTTGGGGGCTTGATTCCCTTGGAGATAGTGCTACCGTTACAGTGCATATTAGAAGAATAAGAGAAAAAATCGAATTTAATCCTTCAAAACCACAATATATTGAAACTGTGTGGGGAGTGGGGTATAGAATTAGGGTGTGA
- a CDS encoding sensor histidine kinase, whose translation MNIKKRLIISNSIIVIVPIIITTIIMSSILFVSLKITGNRVEYDEFERRMFIESELITITDDILEQENKNIEEDKFQSDLSSKLSKINGKFVIIKSHKIIAKPEDVSKIDVEKSMEISKGNNMGMGKKIKINNTSHIIKTIKFNLKDKSEGIIILLVPIEEEKINLLTKFIIVSTVIFIISFVITNMIMSYFLSKSIIKPIKSLKKATTEISNGNLDCAISEEGDEEIRELCRGFETMRVQLKDSIIMKMKYDDNRKGLISSISHDLRTPITSIKGYVEGILDGIANTAEKREKYLKTIYSKAEHVDHMIDDLLLYSKLDLNQIPFNFEKVDIVEYFDYCIYESEPELQKDNIKIWLNNELKTCKFVMMDRERLKRVILNIIGNSQKYMDKEQGEIVITLRETTSSIIIEIRDNGAGINNEDANKIFDRFYRTDEARSGAKGSGLGLAIAKQIVEGHNGRIWAISHGNEGTSIMISLNKVF comes from the coding sequence ATGAATATAAAAAAGCGACTTATAATATCTAATAGCATAATTGTCATAGTACCAATTATAATAACAACTATAATTATGTCTAGTATATTATTTGTTTCCTTAAAAATTACTGGAAATAGAGTAGAATACGATGAATTTGAAAGACGTATGTTTATAGAATCAGAACTTATCACAATTACTGATGATATATTAGAACAAGAAAATAAAAATATTGAAGAAGATAAATTCCAAAGTGATTTATCTTCTAAACTTTCAAAAATAAATGGAAAATTTGTTATTATTAAATCTCATAAAATCATAGCAAAACCTGAAGATGTTAGTAAAATAGATGTTGAGAAATCTATGGAAATATCTAAAGGTAACAATATGGGAATGGGCAAGAAAATTAAAATAAATAATACTTCCCATATAATTAAAACTATAAAATTTAATTTAAAAGATAAATCTGAGGGAATTATAATATTATTAGTTCCTATAGAAGAAGAAAAAATAAATTTGTTAACTAAATTTATCATAGTTTCTACTGTTATTTTTATAATATCATTTGTAATAACTAATATGATCATGTCCTATTTTCTTTCAAAAAGCATAATAAAGCCTATTAAATCCTTAAAAAAAGCTACAACTGAAATTAGTAATGGAAATTTGGATTGTGCTATTTCCGAAGAAGGAGACGAAGAAATACGAGAACTTTGTAGAGGATTTGAAACCATGAGAGTACAGTTAAAAGACTCTATAATTATGAAAATGAAATATGATGATAACCGTAAAGGACTTATATCAAGTATTTCTCACGATTTAAGAACACCTATAACATCAATAAAAGGATATGTAGAAGGAATTTTAGATGGCATAGCAAACACAGCAGAAAAGAGAGAAAAATATCTAAAGACTATCTATTCTAAAGCAGAACATGTAGATCACATGATTGATGATTTACTTTTATATTCAAAGCTTGATTTAAACCAAATACCTTTTAATTTTGAAAAGGTAGATATTGTGGAATATTTTGATTACTGTATATATGAAAGTGAACCAGAGCTTCAAAAAGATAATATAAAAATATGGTTAAATAATGAATTGAAAACGTGTAAATTTGTTATGATGGATAGAGAAAGATTAAAAAGAGTTATATTAAATATTATAGGAAATTCCCAAAAATATATGGACAAAGAACAGGGAGAAATAGTTATAACTTTAAGAGAAACTACTTCAAGTATCATTATTGAAATAAGAGATAATGGTGCTGGAATTAATAATGAGGATGCAAATAAAATATTTGATAGATTTTATAGAACAGATGAGGCTAGAAGTGGGGCTAAAGGTAGCGGATTAGGACTTGCCATTGCAAAACAAATTGTAGAAGGACACAATGGACGAATATGGGCAATTAGTCATGGAAATGAAGGTACTAGCATTATGATATCTTTAAACAAGGTTTTTTAA